The following coding sequences lie in one Vespula pensylvanica isolate Volc-1 chromosome 7, ASM1446617v1, whole genome shotgun sequence genomic window:
- the LOC122630767 gene encoding prefoldin subunit 1 — MARVPDQELKKAFSELHEKMVDTTQKLKLADVQIEKLKRTKQRAQLTVKEITSLPPDTRTYESIGRMFLFDDIENIKVGLENRMKAVDEKVQTLENNKTYLQKSLKESENNLREMIQQRQSKDASG, encoded by the coding sequence ATGGCAAGAGTACCGGatcaagaattaaaaaaggCATTTTCGGAATTGCACGAGAAAATGGTAGATACCACGCAAAAATTAAAACTGGCTGATgtacaaatagaaaaattaaaacgtaCGAAACAACGTGCACAACTTACCGTTAAAGAGATAACCTCTTTGCCACCGGATACAAGAACTTACGAATCCATTGGTCGAATGTTTTTATTTgatgatattgaaaatattaaagtcGGTTtggaaaatagaatgaaagcTGTAGACGAGAAGGTTCaaactttagaaaataataaaacttatttgCAAAAGAGTctgaaagagagtgaaaataATCTTAGAGAGATGATACAACAAAGACAAAGTAAAGATGCATCCGGctga
- the LOC122630409 gene encoding dnaJ homolog subfamily B member 6-like isoform X2 yields MVDYYRILEVQRTATSSDIKKAYRKLALKWHPDKNPENLDEANKRFKEISEAYEVLIDEKKRRVYDQYGKEGLQMNGGKRRHESDFRPLFTTFVFRDPEEVFKEFFSNSSFDDPFAGMFGPGVRRGPGRNGSNNSLNTSLFGRLGFHSPFDDVFEGATYCNYTSFGTFTGFDGTTGGGAAIKTSTSTRFINGKKITTKKIYEDGKETIMSYENDVLKSKTVNGVPQSITFDEVSTSRQVAEGIDDVTVISQTVKIHHGDYPKGSRNKTHHHPHVKKVDKGKRK; encoded by the exons ATGGTCGACTACTACAGGATTCTCGAAGTACAACGGACTGCTACCAGcagtgatataaaaaaagc ATACAGAAAATTAGCATTGAAATGGCATCCAGACAAAAATCCCGAAAATTTGGACGAAGCGAATAAGAGGTTCAAGGAAATATCTGAAGCATATGAAGTATTGATAGACg aaaagaaaaggcgTGTTTACGATCAATATGGAAAGGAGGGTCTACAGATGAACGGTGGCAAGAGACGTCATGAGAGTGACTTCAGGCCATTGTTTACCACTTTCGTCTTTAGGGATCCGGAGGAGGTCTTTAAGGAATTCTTTTCCAACTCGTCCTTCGATGATCCTTTTgctg gcATGTTCGGGCCTGGTGTTCGTCGAGGACCAGGTAGAAATGGTTCTAACAACAGTTTGAACACGTCGTTATTTGGACGTCTGGGTTTTCATTCGCCGTTCGACGATGTATTTGAAGGAGCAACATATTGCAATTATACTTCGTTTGGCACGTTTACTGGCTTCGACGGAACGACAGGTGGTGGAGCAGCAATAAAAACCAGTACATCGACACGTTTCATCAATGGGAAAAAGATAACCACCAAAAA GATATACGAAGACGGGAAGGAAACCATAATGTCATACGAGAACGACGTCCTAAAATCCAAGACGGTGAACGGAGTACCACAGTCAATAAC gTTCGACGAAGTATCGACAAGTCGTCAAGTCGCTGAGGGGATCGATGATGTTACCGTGATTAGCCAGACCGTAAAAATACATCATGGTGATTATCCAAAGGGTAGCAGAAACAAAACCCATCATCACCCACATGTCAAGAAGGTGGATAAGGgtaagagaaagtaa
- the LOC122630409 gene encoding dnaJ homolog subfamily B member 6-like isoform X1, giving the protein MVDYYRILEVQRTATSSDIKKAYRKLALKWHPDKNPENLDEANKRFKEISEAYEVLIDDAKRRTYDQRLYQKASSRPGRGFTFRSYFDSPFQRHFEKKRRVYDQYGKEGLQMNGGKRRHESDFRPLFTTFVFRDPEEVFKEFFSNSSFDDPFAGMFGPGVRRGPGRNGSNNSLNTSLFGRLGFHSPFDDVFEGATYCNYTSFGTFTGFDGTTGGGAAIKTSTSTRFINGKKITTKKIYEDGKETIMSYENDVLKSKTVNGVPQSITFDEVSTSRQVAEGIDDVTVISQTVKIHHGDYPKGSRNKTHHHPHVKKVDKGKRK; this is encoded by the exons ATGGTCGACTACTACAGGATTCTCGAAGTACAACGGACTGCTACCAGcagtgatataaaaaaagc ATACAGAAAATTAGCATTGAAATGGCATCCAGACAAAAATCCCGAAAATTTGGACGAAGCGAATAAGAGGTTCAAGGAAATATCTGAAGCATATGAAGTATTGATAGACg ATGCGAAGAGACGAACCTACGACCAGCGATTGTATCAGAAGGCGTCCTCGAGGCCAGGCCGTGGATTCACCTTCCGGAGTTACTTTGACTCTCCCTTTCAACGACACTTTG aaaagaaaaggcgTGTTTACGATCAATATGGAAAGGAGGGTCTACAGATGAACGGTGGCAAGAGACGTCATGAGAGTGACTTCAGGCCATTGTTTACCACTTTCGTCTTTAGGGATCCGGAGGAGGTCTTTAAGGAATTCTTTTCCAACTCGTCCTTCGATGATCCTTTTgctg gcATGTTCGGGCCTGGTGTTCGTCGAGGACCAGGTAGAAATGGTTCTAACAACAGTTTGAACACGTCGTTATTTGGACGTCTGGGTTTTCATTCGCCGTTCGACGATGTATTTGAAGGAGCAACATATTGCAATTATACTTCGTTTGGCACGTTTACTGGCTTCGACGGAACGACAGGTGGTGGAGCAGCAATAAAAACCAGTACATCGACACGTTTCATCAATGGGAAAAAGATAACCACCAAAAA GATATACGAAGACGGGAAGGAAACCATAATGTCATACGAGAACGACGTCCTAAAATCCAAGACGGTGAACGGAGTACCACAGTCAATAAC gTTCGACGAAGTATCGACAAGTCGTCAAGTCGCTGAGGGGATCGATGATGTTACCGTGATTAGCCAGACCGTAAAAATACATCATGGTGATTATCCAAAGGGTAGCAGAAACAAAACCCATCATCACCCACATGTCAAGAAGGTGGATAAGGgtaagagaaagtaa